From the genome of Bombus pascuorum chromosome 2, iyBomPasc1.1, whole genome shotgun sequence, one region includes:
- the LOC132904653 gene encoding uncharacterized protein LOC132904653, translating into MSDESEYDVEPEEFDIYKRKYQFLLDRCEVLQQENERLVYRIQRVRKLLKRTRKEKKFLIDRLDQHGDRWREAPMGVFEENNIFQVTLKPEKGPKATAHNSKEEKTKKGTKRKGAKTDPNAPKRPANPFFQFCQEQRPRVMERLAGEPEPSKQELTRQLATTWKSLSSEDKKVYYDMYERSKEKYVAEMQIYNKKSEDTPNHMSLNIT; encoded by the exons ATGTCAGACGAATCAGAATATGATGTAGAACCAGaggaatttgatatttataaacgaaaGTATCAATTCCTACTAGATAGGTGTGAAGTTTTACAACAG gaGAACGAAAGATTAGTTTATCGTATCCAACGTGTTAGAAAACTTCTCAAACGtacaagaaaggaaaaaaa atttttaattgatcGTTTGGATCAACATGGTGACCGTTGGCGAGAAGCACCTATGGGAGTGTTTgaagaaaacaatatatttcaagtAACACTTAAACCAGAAAAAGGCCCAAAAGCCACTGCTCATAATTCTAAAGAAGAGAAAACTAAGAAAGGAACAAAACGAAAAGGTGCAAAAACAGATCCCAATGCTCCAAAAAGACCAGCAAACCCATTCTTTCAGTTCTGTCAAGAACAAAGACCCCGTGTTATGGAACGCTTAGCCGGAGAACCAGAACCAAGCAAACAAGAGCTTACCAGACAACTTGCAACTACTTGGAAATCTCTCAGTTCAGAAGATAAAAAG GTATATTACGACATGTATGAACGATCCAAAGAAAAATACGTTGCtgaaatgcaaatttataacaaaaaatcGGAAGACACGCCAAATCATATGtctttaaatataacatag
- the LOC132904644 gene encoding hydroxyacylglutathione hydrolase, mitochondrial-like isoform X6 has protein sequence MFNAMYRAYPSWLKLTSLYFRAKSISTNGFYARHCNSILINQDNMKVQILPALQDNYMYLIIDEASQEAAIVDPVDPDSVACAVQQNNVCLTKVLTTHHHWDHAGGNANLCKKFNNLQVYGGDDRIEALTCKVKHNDTFNIGKLQVRCLATPCHTSGHICYYITGDQESPAVFTGDTLFAGGCGRFFEGTAEQMYKALIEVLGSLPNETKVYCGHEYTGNNLKFGKHVEPENEAIRQKIEWVRIQREKNNPTVPSTIQEEKFTNPFMRVHEQSVMDHTEQKDPIQTMAFLRREKDNFKA, from the exons atGTTTAATGCAATGTATCGTGCTTATCCCTCTTGGCTCAAATTAACATCTTTGTATTTTAGGG ccaAAAGTATTTCAACCAATGGTTTTTATGCAAGACATtgtaattctatattaataaatcaagaCAACATGAAGGTTCAAATATTACCTGCACTCCAAGATAATTACATGTATCTA attatCGATGAAGCATCGCAGGAAGCTGCAATTGTTGATCCTGTTGATCCTGACAGTGTTGCGTGTGCAGTACAACAAAATAACGTGTGTTTAACAAAAGTTTTGACCACTCATCACCACTGGGATCATGCTGGAGGAAATGCaaatttgtgtaaaaaatttaataacctTCAGGTATATGGTGGAGATGATAGAATAGAGGCACTAACATGTAAAGTAAAACACAATGATACTTTCAACATTGGAAAATTACAAGTTCGATGCCTAGCAACACCATGTCATACTAGTGGgcatatatgttattacattaCAGGAGATCAAGAATCACCAGCAGTATTTACAg GTGATACACTTTTTGCTGGTGGCTGTGGTAGATTCTTTGAAGGTACTGCAGAACAAATGTATAAAGCACTTATAGAAGTTTTGGGATCGTTACCTAATGAAACT aaagtaTATTGTGGCCATGAGTACAcaggaaataatttaaaatttggaaaacatGTGGAGCCAGAGAATGAAGCAATTCGCCAAAAGATAGAATGGGTTCGTATACAACGTGAAAAGAATAATCCTACTGTGCCAAGCACTATTCAGGAAGAGAAATTCACAAACCCATTTATGCGAGTTCACGAACAATCTGTTATGGACCACACTGAACAAAAAGATCCAATACAAACTATGGCATTCCTTAGAAGGGAGAAGGATAATTTTAAGGCATAA
- the LOC132904643 gene encoding ATP-dependent DNA helicase Q1-like: MSASSSKEITIDNENQDQKEIITIDGEDQDNEEDEITAIDFELKQIEYEMQKLEDRKQILTQRKEKLKDDALLKRSLSVSKKDWTKEDFSWSKDLRKALKDVFKIDKLRELQLPTMNAVMSNVDVILIMPTGGGKSLCYQLPAVISKGITIVVSPLISLMEDQLHGLQKHNVKARMLSAKGNKENVKVIMNALVDKKSDLKLIYVTPEYMAKSNRFMNKLQKAFEMKRLDCFAIDEVHCCSQWGHDFRPDYKFLGILKSMFPGVPVLGLTATAPAKIIVDIQKMLDIQGCLVLRATFNRPNLFYEVRRKPTDKDTCLAMIENLLKNRFKDKSGIIYTTTIKDAEQLTTDLRALGLKVGCYHAMLEADYRSEVYSKWISGKYQAVVATIAFGLGIDKPDVRFVIHHCISKSMENFYQESGRAGRDGKKAVSIVLYRLLDVFKLSTMVFQDKVGLQNLYKMLEYCLDQTSCRRSLIAVHFEESWTRSDCAEMCDHCRKPKESKQVNIAPYCRHLYQFMTRAVQNETRLTALKLIDAWYGKGATTLRVSSVPIPKFTRESGEAIIGHLLGNGYLQEDFHFSAYSTISYLKRGPKAALALDDTHEILFNYELH, from the exons atgtcTGCGAGCAGTTCGAAAGAAATAACTATAGACAATGAAAATCAAGatcaaaaagaaataataactATAGATGGTGAAGATCAAG acAATGAAGAAGATGAAATTACAGCTATTGACTTTGAATTGAAACAGATCGAATATGAAATGCAAAAGCTTGAAGATCGTAAACAGATTTTAACTCAACGTAAGGAAAAGCTAAAGGATGACGCACTTTTGAAAAGAAGTCTCTCTGTATCGAAGAAGGATTGGACAAAAGAAGATTTTAGTTGGTCCAAAGATCTGAGAAAAGCTTTAAAGgatgtttttaaaatagataaattaaGAGAATTACAACTACCAACTATGAATGCAGTTATGTCGAATGTagatgttattttaattatgccCACAGGTGGTGGTAAAAGTTTGTGTTATCAGTTACCTGCTGTTATTAGTAAAGGTATTACAATAGTAGTATCACCATTAATATCGCTCATGGAAGATCAGTTACATGGATTACAAAAACATAATGTAAAAGCTAGAATGTTAAGTGCCAAAGGTAATAAAGAAAACGTAAAAGTTATAATGAATGCACTGGTGGATAAGAAATCTGaccttaaattaatttatgttacaCCAGAGTACATGGCAAAATCTAATCGCTTTATGAACAAATTGCAAAAAGCCTTTGAAATGAAACGTTTAGATTGTTTTGCAATAGATGAAGTGCATTGTTGCAGTCAGTGGGGTCATGATTTTAGGCctgattataaatttttaggAATCCTAAAGTCTATGTTTCCAGGTGTGCCAGTCTTAGGTCTAACAGCCACTGCACCAGCTAAAATTATTGTGGACATTCAGAAGATGTTAGACATTCAAGGTTGTTTAGTTTTAAGAGCTACTTTTAATAGACCAAATCTATTTTACGAAGTTCGACGAAAACCAACAGATAAAGACACATGCTTAGCtatgatagaaaatttattaaaaaatagatttaagGATAAATCTGGCATAATTTATACAACTACTATCAAAGATGCAGAACAATTGACAACTGATTTAAGAGCATTGGGCTTGAAAGTTGGATGTTATCATGCGATGTTAGAGGCAGACTATAGATCAGAAGTATATTCTAAATGGATATCAGGAAAATACCAAGCTGTAGTTGCCACTATCGCTTTTGGATTAGGTATAGATAAACCAGATGTAAGATTTGTTATTCATCACTGCATTTCAAAATCAATGGAGAACTTTTATCAAGAAAGCGGACGTGCGGGTAGAGATGGAAAAAAGGCTGTGTCCATAGTATTATATAGGTTACTAGATGTATTTAAATTAAGCACAATGGTATTTCAAGATAAAGTtggtttacaaaatttatacaaaatgcTAGAATATTGTTTAGATCAAACATCATGTAGACGTAGTTTGATCGCAGTACACTTTGAAGAATCTTGGACTAGAAGTGATTGTGCAGAAATGTGTGATCATTGTCGGAAACCTAAAGAGAGTAAACAAGTGAATATAGCTCCTTATTGTAGACATTTATATCAATTCATGACCAGAGCGGTACAAAATGAAACCAGATTGACTGCCTTAAAGCTTATAGATGCCTGGTATGGTAAAGGTGCCACAACATTAAGAGTATCTTCTGTACCAATACCGAAATTCACAAGAGAATCAGGAGAAGCTATAATAGGACATTTACTTGGAAATGGTTATTTACAAGAAGATTTTCATTTCTCTGCGTATTCTACAATTTCCTATTTAAAACGTGGACCTAAAGCAGCATTAGCACTGGATGATACTCAcgaaatactttttaattatgaattgcactaa
- the LOC132904644 gene encoding hydroxyacylglutathione hydrolase, mitochondrial-like isoform X7 yields the protein MKVQILPALQDNYMYLIIDEASQEAAIVDPVDPDSVACAVQQNNVCLTKVLTTHHHWDHAGGNANLCKKFNNLQVYGGDDRIEALTCKVKHNDTFNIGKLQVRCLATPCHTSGHICYYITGDQESPAVFTGDTLFAGGCGRFFEGTAEQMYKALIEVLGSLPNETKVYCGHEYTGNNLKFGKHVEPENEAIRQKIEWVRIQREKNNPTVPSTIQEEKFTNPFMRVHEQSVMDHTEQKDPIQTMAFLRREKDNFKA from the exons ATGAAGGTTCAAATATTACCTGCACTCCAAGATAATTACATGTATCTA attatCGATGAAGCATCGCAGGAAGCTGCAATTGTTGATCCTGTTGATCCTGACAGTGTTGCGTGTGCAGTACAACAAAATAACGTGTGTTTAACAAAAGTTTTGACCACTCATCACCACTGGGATCATGCTGGAGGAAATGCaaatttgtgtaaaaaatttaataacctTCAGGTATATGGTGGAGATGATAGAATAGAGGCACTAACATGTAAAGTAAAACACAATGATACTTTCAACATTGGAAAATTACAAGTTCGATGCCTAGCAACACCATGTCATACTAGTGGgcatatatgttattacattaCAGGAGATCAAGAATCACCAGCAGTATTTACAg GTGATACACTTTTTGCTGGTGGCTGTGGTAGATTCTTTGAAGGTACTGCAGAACAAATGTATAAAGCACTTATAGAAGTTTTGGGATCGTTACCTAATGAAACT aaagtaTATTGTGGCCATGAGTACAcaggaaataatttaaaatttggaaaacatGTGGAGCCAGAGAATGAAGCAATTCGCCAAAAGATAGAATGGGTTCGTATACAACGTGAAAAGAATAATCCTACTGTGCCAAGCACTATTCAGGAAGAGAAATTCACAAACCCATTTATGCGAGTTCACGAACAATCTGTTATGGACCACACTGAACAAAAAGATCCAATACAAACTATGGCATTCCTTAGAAGGGAGAAGGATAATTTTAAGGCATAA